The following proteins come from a genomic window of Sphaerisporangium rubeum:
- the tkt gene encoding transketolase: MSSELVRDLEWSDLDRRAVDVVRALAMDAVEKAGSGHPGTAMSLAPAAYLLFQRVLRHDPSDPSWVGRDRFVLSAGHSSLTLYIQLFLSGYGLSLDDLKGLRQWQSLTPGHPEHGHTLGVETTTGPLGQGLGNAVGMAMAQRRERGLYDPDSEPGTSPFDHRVWAIASDGDIEEGISHEVSALAGHQKLGYLNVIYDGNHISIEDDTAIALSEDVAKRYEAYGWHVQDVDWTETGEYSENVEALYAAMRAATAETDRPSLIRLRTIIGWPAPNKQNTGKIHGSALGADEVAATKQVLGMDPAKSFDVPDEVLEHARHVVERGRAARAEWEQGYESWRSGDPERAALFDRVSARKLPAGWEESLPSFEPGKSVATRKASGTVLTALAPVLPELWGGSADLAESNNTTMEGEPSFIPEEHQTKAFPGNRYGRTLHFGIREHGMGSILNGIALHGGTRPYGGTFLVFSDYMRPAVRLAALMGLPVTYVWTHDSIGLGEDGPTHQPVEHLWALRAIPGLDVVRPADANETAAAWRAILEHTDRPAALALTRQNLPVYEGTADAEKVAKGGYVLADASNGQPAVVLIGTGSEVELAVGARDLLEAEGIPTRVVSMPCVEWFEAQDDSYKQSVLPPSVRARVAVEAGIALGWWRFVGEEGAVVSLEHFGASAPYKTLYEQFGLTAERVAAAAKGSLAKTGADKGQTTGN, translated from the coding sequence TTGAGCAGCGAACTCGTGCGAGACCTTGAGTGGAGCGACCTCGATCGCCGGGCGGTCGACGTCGTACGTGCCCTGGCGATGGACGCCGTCGAGAAGGCGGGCTCGGGTCACCCCGGCACCGCGATGAGCCTGGCCCCCGCGGCCTACCTTCTCTTCCAGCGCGTGCTCCGCCACGATCCGTCCGACCCCTCCTGGGTGGGCCGCGACCGCTTCGTCCTTTCGGCCGGTCACTCCAGCCTCACCTTGTACATCCAGCTCTTCCTGTCGGGGTACGGCCTGAGCCTGGACGACCTCAAGGGCCTGCGCCAGTGGCAGAGCCTCACACCGGGTCACCCCGAGCACGGCCACACCCTCGGCGTCGAGACCACCACCGGCCCCCTCGGCCAGGGGCTCGGCAACGCGGTCGGCATGGCCATGGCGCAGCGCCGCGAGCGGGGCCTGTACGACCCCGACAGCGAGCCCGGCACCAGCCCGTTCGACCACCGCGTCTGGGCCATCGCCTCCGACGGTGACATCGAGGAGGGCATCAGCCACGAGGTCAGCGCGCTCGCCGGTCACCAGAAGCTCGGCTACCTCAACGTCATCTACGACGGCAACCACATCTCCATCGAGGACGACACCGCCATCGCGCTGTCGGAGGACGTCGCCAAGCGGTACGAGGCGTACGGCTGGCACGTGCAGGACGTCGACTGGACCGAGACCGGCGAGTACTCCGAGAACGTCGAGGCGCTGTACGCCGCCATGCGCGCCGCCACCGCCGAGACCGACCGGCCGTCCCTGATCCGCCTGCGCACCATCATCGGCTGGCCCGCACCCAACAAGCAGAACACCGGCAAGATCCACGGCTCGGCGCTCGGCGCCGACGAGGTGGCCGCCACCAAGCAGGTCCTCGGCATGGACCCCGCCAAGAGCTTCGACGTGCCGGACGAGGTGCTGGAGCACGCGCGCCACGTCGTGGAGCGCGGCCGCGCCGCGCGGGCCGAGTGGGAGCAGGGCTACGAGAGCTGGCGGTCCGGCGACCCCGAGCGCGCGGCGCTGTTCGACCGCGTCAGCGCGCGCAAGCTGCCCGCCGGGTGGGAGGAGTCGCTGCCGTCGTTCGAGCCCGGCAAGTCCGTCGCCACCCGCAAGGCGTCGGGCACGGTGCTGACCGCGCTCGCCCCGGTGCTCCCGGAGCTGTGGGGCGGCTCGGCCGACCTCGCCGAGTCCAACAACACCACCATGGAGGGCGAGCCGTCCTTCATCCCCGAGGAGCACCAGACCAAGGCGTTCCCGGGTAACCGGTACGGCCGCACGCTGCACTTCGGCATCCGCGAGCACGGCATGGGGTCCATACTCAACGGCATCGCCCTGCACGGCGGCACCCGTCCGTACGGCGGCACGTTCCTGGTCTTCAGCGACTACATGCGTCCCGCGGTGCGCCTGGCGGCCCTCATGGGCCTGCCGGTCACCTACGTCTGGACGCACGACTCGATCGGCCTCGGCGAGGACGGCCCCACCCACCAGCCGGTGGAGCACCTGTGGGCCCTGCGCGCCATCCCCGGCCTCGACGTGGTGCGGCCCGCCGACGCCAACGAGACCGCCGCGGCGTGGCGCGCCATCCTGGAGCACACCGACCGTCCCGCGGCGCTCGCCCTGACCCGGCAGAACCTCCCGGTCTACGAGGGCACCGCCGACGCCGAGAAGGTCGCCAAGGGTGGCTACGTCCTTGCGGACGCCTCCAACGGACAGCCGGCCGTCGTCCTCATCGGCACCGGCAGCGAGGTCGAGCTGGCCGTCGGCGCGCGCGACCTGCTGGAGGCCGAGGGCATCCCCACCCGCGTGGTGTCCATGCCGTGCGTGGAGTGGTTCGAGGCCCAGGACGACTCCTACAAGCAGTCCGTGCTGCCTCCGTCGGTCCGCGCGCGTGTCGCGGTCGAGGCGGGAATCGCCCTCGGCTGGTGGCGGTTCGTAGGTGAGGAAGGCGCGGTCGTGAGTCTTGAACACTTCGGTGCCTCGGCGCCGTACAAGACGCTGTACGAGCAGTTCGGCCTCACCGCCGAGCGTGTGGCGGCCGCGGCCAAGGGCAGCCTTGCCAAGACCGGGGCCGACAAGGGTCAGACGACCGGCAACTGA